In Shewanella sp. MR-4, the genomic stretch TTGCTCACCAAGCTGCATACGCAATGCGTTATGGCCGCCTGGCGCCGCAATCACCGCAGCTAAACGCTCAATCGATTCCGCAGTGGCTCGTGACAGGGTTAAAATCTCCTCCGCTTTACCTTCGGCCTCATTGATACGGCGCTGCATTTCACCTTCAGAGCGGTTTACGGTTTCCGCTTTAATACCTTCGGAGCGATTGATCTTACTCTGCTTATCACCTTCACTCTTTGCCAGTAATGCACGACGCTCACGCTCGGCATTCACTTGCATTTCCATGGCGTTTTTCACTGTCTCGGGTGGCGTGATGTTCTTAATCTCATAGCGGTGCACGCGAATACCCCACATGGCACCCGCTTGGTCGAGCACTTCCACTACCTTAGCGGAAATCACATCCCTCTCTTCGAAGGTGCGGTCGAGATCTAAGGTGCCGATCACTGAGCGCGTGGTGGTCTGCGCCAGTTGAATTGCCGCATAGCGATAGTCAGTGATGCCATAACTGGCCTTCACAGGATCAGTAACAGAGATATAAATCACCCCGTCGACTTCCACATTCACTTCGTCACTGGAGAAGCACTCCTGTGGTGGAACGTCGATAGTTTCCTCTTTTAAGTCATGGATATAAGCCACTTTATCGACAAAAGGAATTAAGGTGTGGAAACCCGCATCTAACGTCGAGTGGTACTTACCTAAACGCTCAACAATATAAGCCGATTTAGTCGGAACTAAGCGGATGGATTGGAACAGCTTAATCACAAATATGGCGAAAATCAGTCCCCAAATGACCATTACCGCGACATCAGTATTCAATGGGATTTGCATTAGCGTGCTCCTTTGCTAGTTGCATTATGGCCACCCACGGTTTGGGTGACTTGTTCCATTCCTTCGAAGAATCCTTCGAGTTTTGCCATTTCCGCGGGGACAACCGACACTTGCGAATCGTTGAGAATTTTCCCGACCTGAGCAATAAACTGCTCTTTTAACAGCATATTCATCGCATCGTTACCGCCATTGACCGCTAACGCTTGGGAAATCATCGCCATGCCTTCGGACTTTGCTTTAGCGATAATGGCAATCTCTTGCCCCGTACCTTTAGCTTCGTTGATACGCTTCTGTTTTTGGCCTTCAGAAATGTTAATCGCCTCTTGGCGCTCACCCTCTGACATATTGATCATCGCGGCCTTTTCGGCATTGGCCAAGGTGATTTCGGCGCGCTTACGGCGCTCGGCTTCCATTTGTTTTTCAAGGGTATGGATTACATGGCGCGATGGCGTGATATTACGGATCTCATAGCGTAACACTTTGATCCCCCAAGGCTCAGACGCCTTATCAATCTCGCGCACTATGGATTCGTTTAAGCGATCACGCTCGGAAAAGGTCTCACTGAGGGTGAGCTTACCGATTTCAGAACGCATAGTGGTCTGTGCCAAATTCACGGCAGCTTTGCGATAGTTTTCAATACCGTAGCTCGCTAATTTGCCATCCATGACCTTGAGATACACTAAGCCGTCCACTTCAAGCTGGGTGTTATCCTTTGAGATACAGCTTTGTGGCGGCACATCGAGCACTTGCTCACGGGTATCGTGTTTATATGCGACGCGATCGAAGAAAGGGATTAAGAAGTGGAATCCCGGTTGCAGTACGGTACGGAATTTCCCCAAACGCTCAATGACATGCACCTCACGCATCGGCACTATCAACATCAGCTTATAGAGAATAAACAAGACAAATAAAATGACTAAGGTAAACACAAACATAGACTCATCCTTTAGTTTTGAGACGTTGCCTGCTCAACAGGCTCAACCACTAGGGCAATGTTTTCACGGCAGATAATCCTGACCTCAGTGCCCGCAGCAATGATACTACCATCCCCCAATGCGGGCCATTCGCTCCCTTGGAACTCGACTCTTCCTGTCGTTTGTCCTGGACCTATGGTTTGTTTAACACGGGCGATTTGATTGTAGATATCAAGTTCTTCATCGGTGTTATCCACATGGGAATCACCACCAACCAATTTTTGAGTGACTTGCCGAAAGGCGAGTAATAAGACGATGGCGGAAATAAACCAAAGTGTCAGGCTTTGAACCACACCTTCCACTAAGCCAATCCATAAGGCGCCAGCCACCACTAAGCAGGCGGCGCCGAGTAGCACGACAATACCTCCAGGTATCACCAGCTCGGCTAACATCAAGATAATCCCGATAATAGACCAAACTAAAATCAGATTCGAAAACTCCATATTCCCCCCTGAAATGAGAGCATCCTGTGCTGCACTATAGCAGCAGAGTGACAGATATGCGACATAATATGTCATAAATTTATACGCCGATTTAAAAAGCACGGCAAGACAATTAACTTGGGAAAATGAGGGGATGAATTGACTCGCGGCAAAATATCGACCCGAGTTGTTCTAAAATTAAGCACAATCAATTCAAAAAGTTAGCTCACAATATCATCAAAAATGTATCTTGAAATAAAATAACCACTAAAAATCAATAAATTAAACATCTTAAAACCCACAATTTGATTATGTGATTTTCACAACAACATTCGATAAAAAACTTTGAATAATTGTAAATTTTTGCATATATTGCCCGCACTTTTTACCTTGCCCTCAGCCAGAACCTATACAAGCCGCTCCACCCTAGCCGTTTGTAGGTTCAGCCCTCTGAGCAGGAACTGAGTACAACTTTATTTAGCGTCTACCCCTACAACAGGAAATAACAATGAAAAAGACATGCCTATGTCTAGCATTAATGCTTTCACCTCAAGCATTTGCTGGTGACTTAGTACAGTGGTGGGATTTCAGTGCAACCGCCCTTTATGGCGAAGACTACGACTTGGCTCCTTCGGACAAGCAAACGACAGTCACACTCGAAACCGCTGGTGCATGGAAATACGGTGATTGGTTTGCCTTCCAAGATTTTATCTACTTCAAAGGCGACCACACGGGCATGGATAGCACCACCTACGGAGAGATTTCACCTCGCTTTAGCGCGAGCAAAATCCTCGGCGAAAAAATTGCGTTCGGCCCTATTACCGATCTTTCATTAGCCCTTACCTACGAAGAAGGTGAAGGCCCTGTGCATAGCTTGCTCTATGGTTTAGGGGTCGATGTTGCCGTACCTTACTTTACCTACCTTAACTTCAACACTTATCGTCGCGATGCAATGAGCTCAGGCAATATCAGTGATGGCTGGCAGTTCACCCCAGTCTTCAGAATCGATATCCCTGTAGGTTCGGCCAATATCGTGCTCGATGGCTTTATCGATTGGGTATTTGCAACGGATAACAGTGGTTATGAAGAGAACTTCCACTTCAACCCTCAGCTGAAATACGATTTAGGTAAGAGCCTATTTGGTGATCACAAGGCAAATAAACTGCTTGTGGGTATCGAGTACGATCTGTGGACCAACAAATACGGCGTGAAGGGTGTCGACCAAGACACTTATTCTGTCATTGCTCAGTACCACTTCTAATCTAAGTGATACAGCCCGCCTTAGCGGATACAGCGAATAAAAAAGGTGCCCTAGGCACCTTTTTTATTATTACACAAGCAACACTCGCTTTGCAGGGGAGCGTGTCGTCGAATTAAGCCAGTAGCTTCTTAGCGGCAGCCACGACGATAGAAACAGCACTGACTTCAGTTTGCTTCATTGTCGCTTCGTTCGGGATTTCCTGTTGAGTGCGGTTTACGATAACGCCAGCCACACACGCCGCACGCCAACCTTGAGTCGCACACATAGTGAATAGGGTCGCAGATTCCATTTCATAGTTCAGCACGCCCATATCCTGCCACTCTTTCATTGAGCCAGCGAAACGACGGGTCACACGGCCAGTCACAGTGTCATAGCGCTCTTGGCCTGGGTAGAAGGTATCAGAAGATGCGGTAACGCCGATATGAGGCTCTACGCCCGCATCGCGGCACGCAGCAACCATAGCAGTGGTACATTCGAAGTTAGCAACCGCTGGGAACTCCATAGGTGCAAAATGTAAGCTCGCGCCATCTAAACGCACTGACGCTTGAGTCACAATCACATCACCCACATTTACATGGGGTTGAATCGCACCTGTGGTACCAACACGCAGGAAGGTATTCACACCTAATTGCGCTAACTCTTCAACTGCAATCGACGTTGATGGACCACCGATACCGGTAGAGCAAATCACCACTGGCTTACCGTCAGCATACGCTAAGTAGCTGGTGTACTCGCGGTGGCTTGCAAGGAATGTGGCATTATCCATTAACTCGGCAATACGTTTTACACGCTCAGGATCGCCGGGCACAATCGCCAAAGTGGCACCATCGAGCATCGCTTTGGTCAAACCTAAGTGAAATACATCAGCCATCGTGAAAACCCCTTTCATTTTTGATAATAAAATTCTTATAAAATCGACTTTAACCTAGTATCGAAGCGGTGAAGGTTAACTTGATCACAGAATTATCGGCAAGAAGAATTGTTCATTCGTAATGTAATTACCAAACCTATTACAGCTTGATCACAAAGATAGCAAATCTGTGATGTTTCTGTAGGCACTCGTCAATCAGGTGAAATTAAGTGTGAGCCAGATCTAACTCACTCGCCACACCGAGCAATATAAAAGATATAGGTTGTTGATTTATATAAAATTTGCTGAAATCACCCTTTAGTATTAATCTGTAGGAGGATAAATATTGATCCAAATCACGTTTCATCATTGTGCCTAAGGTTAGGGTTAACACGAGACCAAAGCACGATAAAAGACGACAAGGAGAACGCCAATGTTTCCAGAATATCGAGATCTCATTACCACTTTAAAGACTCAAGATGCTCATTTTCAACGTAAATTCAACGAGCACAATCAATTAGATGAAGAAATCAAGCAACTGGAAAAACGCGTTGGCAGTGATTTCAATCCCACAGTGAAAGAACTCAAGAGCAAAAAACTGCATTTAAAAGAAGAGATCTATCAAATTCTCAAATCCCACAATTAAGTGGTGACGCCAAAAACGAAGGGCGCCTAAGCGCCCTTTTTGTTGCCTTGCGGCCAAGATTACAGGTAGTAATCCTTCAGAGGTGGGAAACCGTTAAAGCACACCGCTGAATAAGTGGTGGTGTAAGCACCGGCGGTTAACCAGTACATACGGTCTCCAATCGCGAGGTCATTCGGCAGACCATAGCTGTAGTGTTCGTACATGATGTCGGCGCTATCGCAGGTCGGGCCGGCGATAACACATTTGTCCAACTCACCTTGTTTGTGGGTGAAGATTGGGAATTTAATCGCCTCATCCATGGTTTCGATTAAACCAGAGAACTTACCCACATCGGTAAATACCCAACGCTCTAATGCGGTGTAGGATTTCTTACTGATCAGCACCACCTCAGACACCAACACACCAGCGTTAGAGATCAGCGAGCGACCCGGCTCCAGAATGATCTGTGGCAAATCATCACCAAAATCTTCCTTCAGGAAGTGAGTGATTTGCTCAGCATACACACCCAGTTGATTGGTTTTGTCGATATAGTTAGCTGGGAAGCCACCACCCATGTTGATCATCTTCAGGACGATGTTGTGCTCATCACGCAAACGATCGAAGATGCTCTTCACTTTACCAATCGCCGAATCCCAAGCACCGATATCACGTTGCTGTGAACCCACGTGGAATGAAATACCAAAGGGCTCTAAGCCTAATTCCTTCGCCAGAACTAACAGCTCATAAGCCATCTCATTTTGGCAACCAAACTTACGAGACAGTGGCCAATCGGCGGTGTCCGTGCCTTCGGTCAGGATGCGCACATAAATGCGTGAACCTGGTGCTTCTTCGGCGATCATACGTAAGTCAGCTTCAGAATCCGATGCATACATACGCACACCACGCTCATAAAATGCACGCACATCTTGACGCTTTTTGATGGTATTGCCATAGCTCACGCGGTCAGGCGTTACGCCCACGTTAGTGACCATATCTAATTCATAAATCGACGCAATATCGAAGTTTGACCCTTTGTTTTTCAATAACGTCAGGATCTCAGCCGCAGGGTTTGCCTTAACTGCATAATAAACATCGGCATAAGGAAAACTATTAACCATGTCATCGTATTGTTTCGCAATGATACTGGTATCAATCACCACGAACGGGGTCGCTTTATCTTTGGCAAACTCTTCAATACGTTTGAAGGTTTCAGCATCATAATAGTCAGCAACATCAATAGATTGAAATTGGCTCATTGGGCCAGAGTCTCCTTTGGGTCAAATGGTAAAAGATTCGCTATCTGTCTTAAAAAACGTGCGCAGTAAACGCTATTTTTTTATTTAACGCAACGAATTTTTATGCTTAATAACTAACTTTTTATTCCATGAAATTTTAAGCGGTGACAAACATAAAAAAACTGCTATCAAAACAGATAATTATGCACAAGAGCACAACAGAGAATATTGACGTTTTTGAGGTAGGAAAAATGAATTTTTTACGACGGCAACTCAAGCTTATGCAGCTAAGGATGATCTGAGGAAAAATACTGAGTAACACTCGTCGGCCGAATAGCGATTCAAGCTCAATCCGCACGAGCCAAAAATCACCACTCTAAAGCGAGATCAAATCAGCTGAGGGGAAAGTCCCCTCAACATTGATCCCAAAGTACAGACTATTGCGACTCGTTTAGTTTCGCTAAGGCTTGGCTTAAGGCTTCACTCGAATCGAAGTAGGCGATGTCCTGAATATTGCGGTGGTCCAGTAAAATCATCGTCGCCATATCTTTAGTATCGGGTAACAGGCGGCTGATCTCGCCTTCCCTGTCTAACCCAATGGCAAAGGGCAACTCCTGCATTTGCGGCACGGCGACAAATTTGGCGATCAACGATGGCATGCCACTGATATCCGCCACATAGACTAAATGCGGTGGAAACTTATCTCCCGCGAGTGGTGTAAGCGTTTCTTTAATAATATCGCCGCCTTTCATACTGCGGCTAAAGAGCACGACTTTGGTTTCGTCAGTCACACTGACCGCTTGCTCATTTTGATCCTGCAATGAAATAGGATTGATCGCATCCCCGGCAACATAACTCGCCGCCAAGGCCATCATGGGAGTGAAAAGGAAGGACAGACACAACAACAGCTTTCTCATAAACACTTAACTCCATTTTTGATACGGGCAATAGCATACCCGAGTCTCACAACCGGCTCATTTAATCCGAGCCATTACATGATACGCTTCACAATGCATGGCGAATACGCCTTTCAAAGCAATTGTACGTTATACTAGGGCGGTTAAATTTATTGTAAGGATATCATTATGATAACACCGGGACTCGATCAAGAATTGCAGCAACTCCAAGGCGTTTACCAGCTGATCACCGAGTTTTTAGTCAATTATAGTTTCCAATTAATCGGTGCGGCGCTGGTCTTTTTATTGGGTCTGTGGGTCGCCAGCAAAGTCTCGCGCTTAGTCGCCAAGCAGTGCGAAAAGCATCACATCGACATCACCCTGAGTAACTTTGTCAGCAATCTGATCCGTATCCTAATCATTGTCATGGTGGGTATTATTGCCCTAGGCAAGATAGGCATTAGCGTCACGCCCATGGTGGCAGCGATTGGTGCCGCCTCCCTCGGCGCGGGTTTAGCCCTACAGGGCATGCTGTCGAACTATGCTGCTGGGGTCACCATTATTGTGACTCGCCCTTTTGTGGTCGGAAATACCATCGAAATCAAAGGTGAAAGCGGTGTCGTCACGCGGATTAATTTGGGAATGACGATTTTAACCAATGAGGAAGGCGAGCAAATTAGCATTCCCAACAAGCACATCGTTGGTGAGATCTTGCATAACTCCTTCGGTAATAAGCTGGTCGAAACCCAATTTAATCTGAGTTATAACAACGACCCTGAAGCGGCGATAAGCCTAATCACAGAGCTGCTGAGCCAAAACCCCAATGTCAGTCAGGACACTACACCAAATATTGGTATCAATGGTTTTAATGCCATCGGCATCGAGATTGGTGTGCGTTACTGGGTACCGACACAAAGTTACTTTCAGCATAAATACAAGATAAATATGGCCATTTATAACGCCCTCAAACAGGCTGGTATCGAAATGGCTTGCCCAGTGCGAGAAATTCATTTGCAAGAAAAGTAAGCGCCTCCATCGAGGCGAATGACTTCAAACATTCGCCTCATCTAACACAGTTAACTTGCAATTTTTTCGGGATGCGCGTTTACTGTGCGGCCCAAATATCGATAGTGACGGATTACTATGTTGTTGATACTTATCATTATAGCCTTTGTCGTTCTGTTTATTTTTTTTGCCAAATACCAAAAAAAGAAAATACAAGCCGAAGCGCTTGCCGCGGGTGAGCCCTCGGCGCTACTCAATCACGGACTCACATTAATCAATCAGGGCAAAATCAACTCAGGCCTAGACTATATTCAGCAGGCCGTAGATAAAGGCTTTGCCGTGGCCGCCATTGCTATGGCCGAGTTGTATTCGGGTCGATTCCAACAAGTCCCCGCCGATCCCAAGGCATCTGAATATTGGTATCGCAAAGCCGCCGAGATCGATCCGCAATTTTTACCCATGATCACCCTAACTAGCTTGGTCGCCTCTGAGGCGCAAACACCCGAGCAGTTACGCGAACAGGTAGAACAACTCAAAGCCAGTGCTGAAGCGGGGCAAGTCGAGTTTCAATATGAGCTCGCCTATTTGTATCTCAGACAACCCTTTCTCGATCCCGATGCAAGCCAAGCAATTTACTGGTTCGAAAAGGCTGCCGCCCAAGGAAACCAAGATGCCTATTACCACTTAGGTACACTCTACTGGCACGATGAACGTGTCACGCCCGACTATAGCAAAGCGCGGGAATACTTTGAGAAAGCCGTCGCCGCCGGTGATGAACTCGCAAAAGATAACCTAGGCCATATGCTGGCCGCAGGCCAAGGCGGCCCTAAGGATCTCGTCCGTGCCGAAGCCCTACTCAGCGAATATGCCGTAGAAAATGATTTTCGCCAGTATTACCTAGGCAAACGTTTCCTCTATGGTGAAGATTTTGCCGTCGACTACGGTAAAGCCCGCCACTGGTTAGAAAAATCCTGCACCGCTGACAATGTTTTTGCCAAGTTAGCGCTGGCACACCTTAAACTACTCGACCCACAAACGGATAATGACTACCAGCAGGCAAGAACAGAATTCGAGACGCTAGCGTCCCAGTGGCAAGAAGAAGCCCTATTCGGCCTAGGTAAAATCTATGAAGAAGGCTTAGGCGTCTCGCGCCAACCGATTAAAGCCTTAATGTATTACCAACTGGCGGCTATGAGCCATATCAGTGACTATCAAGACGCATATGAGAAGCTCAGTAAGCGCTTAGGTACCCTAGAGATCCGCGAAGCCCAAAGCCTGTGTAATAACTTTCTGCATCAACATCCTATCCCCAATGAGCAGCAAGCTTATTACTACCTTAACCAAGCAGAAATCTACCGCAAGGGTGAGCATCCGAGCCGCGAAGCGTTGCAAACCGCAGAGACTTGGTACCGTAAAGCTGCCGACTTGGGCAGCCAAGATGGTATGCAAGCCCTCGTTGATATCAACCGCCATGAGTCGATTGATAAACCGGTTCAGACATATATTTGGTCGAGCATATTACTGCGCAACTTTGGCAAATACGGGATGAATAGCGATCAGCTTTTGTATCAACAACAAGTCCTGCCGCGCTTAACAGAGTCCGAGTTGTTGTATGCCCAAGATGAAATCGAGAGAATTGAAGTCCAACTAGCGCCTTACTTACAGAGCAACGAATAAGGATAAACTGCTGAATGCTAGGGTTTGGCCGCTTAGCCAAACCCTCTTCTTAAAAACCACGGCTTAAACCGTGGCTTGGGTCAAATGCCGCAGCAATGTCGCCAGCCTTGGCGCTTCTTCTCCGCGAAAGTGAATAAAGCACGGCGGGTTATTATTAACTTAGCCGCTGCGTTAAAAAAATTAGAAATCAGCCGCCCTTATCAACGCCTAGCAGCCCCGCCCTCACACAGCGAAAATGGAGCAAAATCATTTCGACTGGCTACTTTAGAGATCGCAAATTTTACAAAATGTTAACTCGATCACTATCATTTTTTCGTCCTCTCCGACCTAAATCCCTAGCTGCGGCACAACAAGCTAATTTAGCAATAAAAACAAATCTTTGTTTTTGAAAATGTAAATTCCCACCCAATTCAATCCATCGTCAGTCAATTAGATTTTTATCAATGAAATTTTTATCAATTAGATTTTTTTAATGAAAGTGATACACCTCAAATAAACATCCCATCAGCTTTGATAAATTTATTCACAAGGTGGAAGCAATAGCCACATTCCACCAACAAAGTCATGTGAATGACACTTAAGAAAGGATGAGATGATGAAAACTTCAACTAAGATCGCAATCGCCGTCGCGCTAATCAGCAGTTTGGGAATTCAAGCCTACGCCGCCGATGGGGGCAATCCCAAAAAGGGAAAACACCTCTATAAAAAAGAATGTAAAGCCTGCCATAGCCAAGGTGGTGAAGGTGGCGAGCTGACCCCAATGAGCAAAACCATGAGCCAATGGGACCGCTTCTTCGACAAAGATAAACACAAACTCAAACCTGAGGTATTCAACGGCCTCACTGAGCAAGATCTCAAAGATATACAGCAATTCCTGTATGACCATGCCGCCGACTCGGAGCAACCGCAAACCTGCGGTTAATCGCTGCCGAGCCTAAATCAAAGGGATAACCACAGGCCTGCAACTGTAAGTTAACCCATTGAAATAAAACCAAGCCCAATAAGAGAAAAATGGGGAGCACACCTCAGGGCCTCCTGTTGGGTAAATTTGGCACAGGGCCTTGATCCAGTGCCAGCGGAACACTCAGGGAGAAACCCTATGCGTACACCTACACTCATTTCGATATTGGTTGCAAATGCGCTGTTTATGTCCGGCCAAACCTTTGCCGCCGCCAACGAAACGCCAACGGACACTCAAAAAATGGCCGAGCTGAAACAACAGCTGGCCGATATCACCGAACAGCTCGATGAACTCAATAGCCGCGTCGATAAAACCGAGCGCCACACCTCGTTAGACCGGCTTGAAATCACAGGTGACTTTAGAACCAAGGCCCACTCACTGCATTACCGCGATGTCGTTTGGAACCCCGCCATTAAAGTTAACTTTAATGACTTTGGCGCCAAGGCCATGTCCGGCGCCTTTGGGATGCCAAACGATCCTAACTCGCCACTCGGACAGATGATGCAAGCCAATCCCGATCTGGCCGCAGCCTTTCAAAACGGCATTTTACAGGGTGTGATGCCATACGTCCTCGCACAGCAACATATCCAAGATATTGATAACGATATCTTTTACACCACTCGCCTGCGGTTAAATCTTAAGGCCAAGGTATGGGACAACGTCAGTTTTGCCGGTCGTCTGAGCATGTATAAAAACTGGGGCGACTCCACAGGCGTACAAGTGTTCGACTCCTGGCGTTCATTCACTATGGATGGCACCAGCAGCGGCAACACCAGCGGTGACTGGCTGCGGGTCGAGCGCGCCTATTTCGACTGGAAAAAAATCAATGGCTCCGAATTTTACCTCTCGATTGGTCGCCGTCCATCCACCTATGGCCCACCAAGCCACTACCGTGAAAACGAACTGCGTGGCGGCACGCCTTCTGGCCATTTAGTTAACTTTAACTTCGACGGCGCCACCTTAGGGTACAACCTAGGGGAAATCACAGGGGTTGAGGGGCAAGTGGTCCGCTTCTGTTATGGCCAAGGCTTTGAATCCCAATGGGGTAATGGCGAAATGTTTGGCGACATCGTCACCAAGGATACCCATCTCGGCGGCTTTAATATCGATGCCATTAACGATGGCACTAACTTCCTGCAATTTACCCTGTTTGGTGCCAAAGACGTGAACGACGGCTTTAAAGGCACTATGGCCTTCCCGACCCAACTCGCGGGGATTTTTGCTCCGACCATGTACCAAGATATGCAAAAGTTCGACAACTTTAACTTTGTCACCCGAGTGCAACCTAGCGGCGTCATTGGTGATATGTACCTCGGCGGCATTGGCTTTGCGCGAGAAGAAGCTAACGATATCAAATGGTTTGCCTCATTGGGTTGGACACGCGCCGAGCCAAATGGCAATGCGGGTATGTTCGGCGGCATGTTATCCGATGCGGT encodes the following:
- a CDS encoding SPFH domain-containing protein; the protein is MQIPLNTDVAVMVIWGLIFAIFVIKLFQSIRLVPTKSAYIVERLGKYHSTLDAGFHTLIPFVDKVAYIHDLKEETIDVPPQECFSSDEVNVEVDGVIYISVTDPVKASYGITDYRYAAIQLAQTTTRSVIGTLDLDRTFEERDVISAKVVEVLDQAGAMWGIRVHRYEIKNITPPETVKNAMEMQVNAERERRALLAKSEGDKQSKINRSEGIKAETVNRSEGEMQRRINEAEGKAEEILTLSRATAESIERLAAVIAAPGGHNALRMQLGEQYFKQLDGLSQKSSRVVLPGNMVDFDYWMNSIGLKEKA
- a CDS encoding SPFH domain-containing protein; protein product: MFVFTLVILFVLFILYKLMLIVPMREVHVIERLGKFRTVLQPGFHFLIPFFDRVAYKHDTREQVLDVPPQSCISKDNTQLEVDGLVYLKVMDGKLASYGIENYRKAAVNLAQTTMRSEIGKLTLSETFSERDRLNESIVREIDKASEPWGIKVLRYEIRNITPSRHVIHTLEKQMEAERRKRAEITLANAEKAAMINMSEGERQEAINISEGQKQKRINEAKGTGQEIAIIAKAKSEGMAMISQALAVNGGNDAMNMLLKEQFIAQVGKILNDSQVSVVPAEMAKLEGFFEGMEQVTQTVGGHNATSKGAR
- a CDS encoding NfeD family protein; its protein translation is MEFSNLILVWSIIGIILMLAELVIPGGIVVLLGAACLVVAGALWIGLVEGVVQSLTLWFISAIVLLLAFRQVTQKLVGGDSHVDNTDEELDIYNQIARVKQTIGPGQTTGRVEFQGSEWPALGDGSIIAAGTEVRIICRENIALVVEPVEQATSQN
- a CDS encoding outer membrane protein OmpK, producing MKKTCLCLALMLSPQAFAGDLVQWWDFSATALYGEDYDLAPSDKQTTVTLETAGAWKYGDWFAFQDFIYFKGDHTGMDSTTYGEISPRFSASKILGEKIAFGPITDLSLALTYEEGEGPVHSLLYGLGVDVAVPYFTYLNFNTYRRDAMSSGNISDGWQFTPVFRIDIPVGSANIVLDGFIDWVFATDNSGYEENFHFNPQLKYDLGKSLFGDHKANKLLVGIEYDLWTNKYGVKGVDQDTYSVIAQYHF
- the udp gene encoding uridine phosphorylase → MADVFHLGLTKAMLDGATLAIVPGDPERVKRIAELMDNATFLASHREYTSYLAYADGKPVVICSTGIGGPSTSIAVEELAQLGVNTFLRVGTTGAIQPHVNVGDVIVTQASVRLDGASLHFAPMEFPAVANFECTTAMVAACRDAGVEPHIGVTASSDTFYPGQERYDTVTGRVTRRFAGSMKEWQDMGVLNYEMESATLFTMCATQGWRAACVAGVIVNRTQQEIPNEATMKQTEVSAVSIVVAAAKKLLA
- a CDS encoding YdcH family protein; translation: MFPEYRDLITTLKTQDAHFQRKFNEHNQLDEEIKQLEKRVGSDFNPTVKELKSKKLHLKEEIYQILKSHN
- a CDS encoding type III PLP-dependent enzyme encodes the protein MSQFQSIDVADYYDAETFKRIEEFAKDKATPFVVIDTSIIAKQYDDMVNSFPYADVYYAVKANPAAEILTLLKNKGSNFDIASIYELDMVTNVGVTPDRVSYGNTIKKRQDVRAFYERGVRMYASDSEADLRMIAEEAPGSRIYVRILTEGTDTADWPLSRKFGCQNEMAYELLVLAKELGLEPFGISFHVGSQQRDIGAWDSAIGKVKSIFDRLRDEHNIVLKMINMGGGFPANYIDKTNQLGVYAEQITHFLKEDFGDDLPQIILEPGRSLISNAGVLVSEVVLISKKSYTALERWVFTDVGKFSGLIETMDEAIKFPIFTHKQGELDKCVIAGPTCDSADIMYEHYSYGLPNDLAIGDRMYWLTAGAYTTTYSAVCFNGFPPLKDYYL
- a CDS encoding mechanosensitive ion channel family protein encodes the protein MITPGLDQELQQLQGVYQLITEFLVNYSFQLIGAALVFLLGLWVASKVSRLVAKQCEKHHIDITLSNFVSNLIRILIIVMVGIIALGKIGISVTPMVAAIGAASLGAGLALQGMLSNYAAGVTIIVTRPFVVGNTIEIKGESGVVTRINLGMTILTNEEGEQISIPNKHIVGEILHNSFGNKLVETQFNLSYNNDPEAAISLITELLSQNPNVSQDTTPNIGINGFNAIGIEIGVRYWVPTQSYFQHKYKINMAIYNALKQAGIEMACPVREIHLQEK
- a CDS encoding tetratricopeptide repeat protein encodes the protein MLLILIIIAFVVLFIFFAKYQKKKIQAEALAAGEPSALLNHGLTLINQGKINSGLDYIQQAVDKGFAVAAIAMAELYSGRFQQVPADPKASEYWYRKAAEIDPQFLPMITLTSLVASEAQTPEQLREQVEQLKASAEAGQVEFQYELAYLYLRQPFLDPDASQAIYWFEKAAAQGNQDAYYHLGTLYWHDERVTPDYSKAREYFEKAVAAGDELAKDNLGHMLAAGQGGPKDLVRAEALLSEYAVENDFRQYYLGKRFLYGEDFAVDYGKARHWLEKSCTADNVFAKLALAHLKLLDPQTDNDYQQARTEFETLASQWQEEALFGLGKIYEEGLGVSRQPIKALMYYQLAAMSHISDYQDAYEKLSKRLGTLEIREAQSLCNNFLHQHPIPNEQQAYYYLNQAEIYRKGEHPSREALQTAETWYRKAADLGSQDGMQALVDINRHESIDKPVQTYIWSSILLRNFGKYGMNSDQLLYQQQVLPRLTESELLYAQDEIERIEVQLAPYLQSNE
- a CDS encoding c-type cytochrome, translating into MMKTSTKIAIAVALISSLGIQAYAADGGNPKKGKHLYKKECKACHSQGGEGGELTPMSKTMSQWDRFFDKDKHKLKPEVFNGLTEQDLKDIQQFLYDHAADSEQPQTCG
- a CDS encoding DUF3373 domain-containing protein; amino-acid sequence: MRTPTLISILVANALFMSGQTFAAANETPTDTQKMAELKQQLADITEQLDELNSRVDKTERHTSLDRLEITGDFRTKAHSLHYRDVVWNPAIKVNFNDFGAKAMSGAFGMPNDPNSPLGQMMQANPDLAAAFQNGILQGVMPYVLAQQHIQDIDNDIFYTTRLRLNLKAKVWDNVSFAGRLSMYKNWGDSTGVQVFDSWRSFTMDGTSSGNTSGDWLRVERAYFDWKKINGSEFYLSIGRRPSTYGPPSHYRENELRGGTPSGHLVNFNFDGATLGYNLGEITGVEGQVVRFCYGQGFESQWGNGEMFGDIVTKDTHLGGFNIDAINDGTNFLQFTLFGAKDVNDGFKGTMAFPTQLAGIFAPTMYQDMQKFDNFNFVTRVQPSGVIGDMYLGGIGFAREEANDIKWFASLGWTRAEPNGNAGMFGGMLSDAVFEAELNSTGTEIIMVPKTSDDTDTKDGYGIYVGIQIPAPYGKFGLEYNYGSKYWTPFTQAQDDPIGSKLATRGHVGEAYYIFDINPKMFIKLAGLYYDYEYTGSGTPVGAPQKIDEVLAGSAYSMLPAVDKAFDVNASLTINF